The region GCTTCCTTTTTTACCTCAACCGGATATCTCTTTCTGACCCTATCAAGAGAAAACCTTGAGTAACAAGACTTACACAGATATGTCTGTTTTTTGTTAACCCTCCCGTTTTTTATACAGTGGCTTGACCCACAATTTGGGCACACAACTTTCTTATTTTCCATATCAAACTCCCCCGCAGTTTCGGATAGTTTTGTCTTATGTTTTTTCAAATAGTTTACATTAATAACCTCTTAATAGGAATGGTTTTCAAAAATTGATGATAAAGATATCTGATTTTAATAGATCGTTTGATATGGGAAGCTGTTAAAGTTTATAATACTTTCTAAAAAATTAAAGAGGAGAATATTGAAAATAAGAATAGGAACAAGGAAGAGCAAACTTGCTCTATGGCAGGCAAATCACATAGCTGATCAGCTGAAAAAATATTACCCTGATATTCAGATAGAGCTTATAAAGATAGTTACAAAAGGGGATAAGATACTTGATGTTCCCCTTGCAAAGGTAGGTGGAAAAGGTCTTTTTGTAAAAGAGATAGAAGAGGCTATGCTCAGAAATGAGATTGATATAGCTGTCCATTCTTTAAAAGATGTTCCAACTTATTTCCCTGAAGGACTTGGACTTGTCGCTATAACAGAAAGGGAAGACCCAAGAGATGCATTTCTTTCTGTAAAATACGGCTCAATTGATGAGATGCCAGAAGGATCTGTTCTTGGAACAAGTTCTCTCAGAAGAAAAGCCCAGATAATGCAGAAAAGGAAAGATTTGAATATTGAGGATCTTAGAGGAAATGTTGACACAAGGATAAGAAAGCTTGAAGAAGGACAGTATGACGGCATAATTCTTGCTTATGCAGGTTTAAAAAGGCTTGGACTTCAAGACAGGGTAAAACAGATTTTTGATCCTGATTACATGATACCTGCAGTTGCACAGGGATTTTTAGGTATAGAAGCAAGACTTGATGATGAAAAAACAAAAAAGATAGTATCTGTCCTGAACCATAAAGAGAGCGAGATAAGGGCAAAAGCAGAAAGAGCTTTTCTTAAAACACTTGAAGGTGGGTGTCAGGTTCCACTTGCAGGTTACAGTGAGATAAAAGAAGGTAGACTGAAAATAACAGGTTTTGTTTCTGATCTTGAGGGAAAAAGGGTTTTCAAAGATAGTATGGAAGGGGATGTTGATCAGCCTGAAAAGGTGGGAGTTGAGCTTGCAAATAGACTTCTTGATATGGGTGCGAGGGAAGTGCTTGAGGAAATCTACAGGGGTAATTCTTAAAGTTGGACAGGCTTAAATCTATAATTTTTTTAATTCTGTTAGGTCTTTTATCATTTTTCCCAAACATAAACCTATACGAGTTCAGAGGAGAAGAATCCCTCAGGGTCATTGTTGCATATGAGATGAACGACTCAGGAGACTATTTTCAACCCCACTTCTTAGGTGATCTGTATTTTAATAAACCACCACTTTTTAACTGGTTGATCCTTGTTTCTTCAAAGTTTATTCCGTGGTCAGAACTTACAGCAAGGATTGTAACAATTGTTTCTTTAGCTTTAACGATACTGCTGATATATATATTCTCACAAAGATTGTTCAAGGATAAAACGGTTTCTCTATTATCGGGTCTTGTATATCTGACTTTTGTTGATATACTGTTCTGGTACGGTTATCTTGCAGAGATTGATGTTACTCTTGCTTTCTTTGTTTTTTTGATGTTTATATTCCAGTATATTGGCTATTTTGAGAATAAAAAGCTGTTTATCCTTCTTTCAGGTTTTGTTGC is a window of Persephonella sp. DNA encoding:
- a CDS encoding helix-turn-helix domain-containing protein, which gives rise to MENKKVVCPNCGSSHCIKNGRVNKKQTYLCKSCYSRFSLDRVRKRYPVEVKKEAVRLYKEGHTLTEISKQLDIKIQTIHYWVKNSRNGR
- the hemC gene encoding hydroxymethylbilane synthase; translation: MKIRIGTRKSKLALWQANHIADQLKKYYPDIQIELIKIVTKGDKILDVPLAKVGGKGLFVKEIEEAMLRNEIDIAVHSLKDVPTYFPEGLGLVAITEREDPRDAFLSVKYGSIDEMPEGSVLGTSSLRRKAQIMQKRKDLNIEDLRGNVDTRIRKLEEGQYDGIILAYAGLKRLGLQDRVKQIFDPDYMIPAVAQGFLGIEARLDDEKTKKIVSVLNHKESEIRAKAERAFLKTLEGGCQVPLAGYSEIKEGRLKITGFVSDLEGKRVFKDSMEGDVDQPEKVGVELANRLLDMGAREVLEEIYRGNS